The following coding sequences are from one Vibrio syngnathi window:
- a CDS encoding VOC family protein — MENLKVSEIKSFVPAKDFDLSKRFYQSIGFEVMSEFHDIAYLRHGSCAFLLQNFYEPAHCHNYMMHLLVEDVKSWYQHIQNSNVVSEFEVTVSEVVEQPWGMLEFCITDPSGVLWRVAENIRPR; from the coding sequence ATGGAAAACCTCAAAGTCTCAGAGATTAAGTCTTTCGTACCCGCGAAAGACTTCGATTTATCTAAGCGTTTTTACCAGTCAATCGGCTTCGAAGTGATGTCTGAATTTCACGATATCGCCTATCTGCGTCACGGCAGTTGTGCCTTCCTTCTGCAAAACTTTTATGAACCTGCGCACTGTCACAATTACATGATGCACTTGCTGGTTGAAGACGTAAAAAGTTGGTATCAACACATCCAAAACTCTAATGTAGTGTCGGAATTTGAAGTTACCGTTTCCGAGGTTGTTGAGCAGCCTTGGGGAATGCTTGAGTTTTGTATCACTGACCCAAGTGGTGTGTTGTGGCGTGTGGCCGAAAACATTAGACCGCGCTAA
- a CDS encoding GNAT family N-acetyltransferase — protein sequence MITIDRLEESHVALVQAIQLADEQVKFAGTAAEFLLDGSETTHLHVIKSNNEVVGFFKLDIAYADSYEFCPEGSIGLRAFVLDKNQQGKGLGTGSVKALFPYLKANYLAYESIYLTVNCKNRAAFNCYKKGGFEDTNEQYLGGAAGPQFIMRGQIA from the coding sequence ATGATAACTATCGACAGGCTTGAAGAATCACATGTGGCTCTAGTTCAGGCCATCCAACTCGCCGATGAACAGGTCAAGTTCGCTGGCACAGCTGCGGAGTTTTTATTAGACGGCAGTGAAACGACGCACTTGCACGTGATTAAGTCTAATAACGAAGTTGTTGGTTTCTTTAAGCTGGATATCGCTTACGCAGATTCTTATGAGTTTTGCCCTGAAGGAAGCATTGGGCTAAGAGCTTTTGTGCTTGATAAAAACCAGCAAGGTAAAGGTTTAGGAACAGGCTCGGTGAAGGCTTTGTTTCCGTATTTAAAAGCGAATTACTTAGCGTATGAGTCGATTTACTTAACCGTAAATTGCAAAAATCGCGCAGCATTCAACTGTTATAAGAAAGGCGGCTTCGAAGATACCAATGAACAGTATCTAGGTGGCGCAGCAGGCCCGCAATTTATCATGCGCGGTCAAATCGCTTAG
- a CDS encoding NAD-dependent epimerase/dehydratase family protein — translation MCNGENKGITKVLIAGASGYIGRHVTLLFEKSGFEVFTYGRDKIVTPLSVASPLDRDDFEDYFDVVVNCARPHWSQFSAHEIADVEQRLLSELDRLAAKGATKIHTSGVWLFGNASSADLSQFRLKPLEAVRLDVETIHSATRNRWHIVYCPSLVYGGEDCQLKRIVESFASQTIQVGMPSKGYNQYVHVYDIAKFYLLLAQGRTLEKQHFIAETQGYSPVEFAQLLLAAKAVTKVSKISWEEFESANGSIAASIEQLNLKLPISYSFEATESISEYIGNHI, via the coding sequence ATGTGTAATGGAGAGAATAAGGGAATAACGAAAGTATTAATTGCGGGGGCTAGTGGATACATTGGCCGTCACGTTACATTATTATTCGAAAAAAGTGGCTTTGAAGTTTTCACATATGGCAGGGACAAAATCGTCACGCCTCTTTCCGTTGCTTCGCCCCTAGATAGGGACGATTTTGAAGACTACTTTGATGTGGTTGTGAATTGCGCGCGTCCACATTGGTCACAATTCTCAGCACATGAAATTGCCGATGTGGAGCAAAGGTTGCTCTCTGAGTTAGATCGACTTGCCGCTAAAGGTGCAACAAAGATACATACATCAGGTGTTTGGCTCTTTGGTAATGCCTCTAGCGCTGATTTGAGTCAATTTAGGCTGAAACCCTTGGAAGCCGTTAGATTAGATGTAGAAACAATACATAGCGCTACTAGAAATAGGTGGCACATCGTTTACTGTCCTAGTTTGGTTTATGGCGGTGAGGATTGTCAGCTAAAACGAATTGTAGAATCTTTCGCTAGCCAAACGATTCAAGTAGGTATGCCGTCTAAAGGCTATAACCAATATGTTCATGTCTACGACATTGCGAAGTTCTATTTACTTTTGGCGCAAGGACGAACCTTAGAAAAGCAGCATTTTATTGCAGAGACTCAAGGCTATAGCCCTGTAGAGTTTGCACAACTCTTACTGGCTGCGAAAGCTGTAACAAAAGTAAGTAAGATCAGTTGGGAAGAGTTTGAGTCAGCAAATGGTTCGATAGCCGCTAGTATCGAACAACTTAACCTCAAACTACCAATTAGTTATTCCTTTGAAGCGACTGAGTCTATTAGTGAATATATTGGAAATCACATATAG
- a CDS encoding RraA family protein codes for MKSDFSKLATTDYGNILSNDHFINFSIRPLWQNIPRICGEAFTVQLTSGDNLMLHSAIYEAPKGSILVVDGVDCEYAVAGGNVCAVAKSRGIKGFIIDGVIRDLSEISDMKFPVFAKGVHPVPGKKEIYSELGAPITCGGAKVSTGDIIVADVEGIVVIPKSRKDEVFLKASKKANDEASLTLAEWEINHRAKIAQAITSAKQNSESSLS; via the coding sequence ATGAAGTCAGATTTTTCTAAATTAGCGACAACCGATTACGGGAACATATTAAGTAACGACCATTTTATTAACTTTAGCATTCGTCCTCTTTGGCAGAATATACCGCGAATTTGTGGGGAAGCGTTTACTGTTCAGTTAACGTCTGGTGATAATTTAATGCTTCATTCGGCAATATACGAAGCACCCAAAGGGTCCATTCTTGTAGTGGATGGAGTTGATTGCGAATATGCAGTAGCTGGCGGAAATGTATGTGCAGTCGCTAAGAGTCGTGGCATCAAAGGCTTTATTATTGATGGTGTCATTCGAGATTTGAGTGAAATTTCAGATATGAAGTTTCCAGTTTTTGCGAAAGGTGTTCATCCAGTACCGGGAAAGAAGGAAATTTATTCTGAATTGGGTGCTCCAATCACTTGCGGGGGAGCAAAGGTCTCTACGGGAGATATCATTGTTGCTGATGTAGAGGGTATTGTCGTTATTCCTAAATCAAGAAAAGATGAGGTGTTCTTAAAGGCTTCAAAGAAAGCAAACGACGAAGCTTCACTAACACTTGCTGAGTGGGAAATAAACCATAGGGCTAAAATAGCCCAAGCAATAACTTCTGCGAAACAAAATTCAGAAAGTTCTTTAAGCTGA
- a CDS encoding GFA family protein, with protein MKGKGKCLCGSVKLEVEYASNELGACHCNMCRNWSGGPMLVIDCSDSVKISGESNVVRYKSSDWAERGFCSKCGTHLFYFLVPNNQYHLPVGLLMSGDDYKLTHQIFIDEKPEYYEFKNETQNMTGAEVFAHFESGE; from the coding sequence ATGAAAGGTAAAGGAAAGTGCCTATGTGGCTCGGTTAAGTTGGAAGTAGAGTACGCCAGTAATGAATTGGGGGCTTGTCATTGTAATATGTGTAGAAATTGGTCTGGCGGTCCGATGTTAGTCATTGATTGCTCTGATTCCGTCAAAATATCAGGTGAATCAAATGTAGTGAGATATAAGTCGTCCGATTGGGCTGAGAGGGGGTTCTGCAGTAAATGTGGTACCCATTTGTTTTACTTTTTGGTGCCAAATAATCAGTATCATCTTCCTGTCGGTTTATTGATGTCTGGGGATGACTACAAATTAACTCATCAAATATTCATTGATGAAAAGCCCGAATACTACGAATTTAAAAATGAAACGCAAAATATGACTGGTGCAGAAGTATTTGCCCACTTTGAAAGTGGAGAGTAG
- a CDS encoding GNAT family N-acetyltransferase gives MEKRVSVRTATKEDSSVLLEFIEQKADFDRSMKGFSGEISTTIEKIEHTLFGDYAFAHALILERNSEPFGFALYHYRYSSFSGEPSIWLDDLLVTGNQRSKGYGRELMLALKSQAESSFASHISWTASPHNKKAHEFYKRLGAEVERMDGQRPYFRWTMYDS, from the coding sequence ATGGAGAAGAGAGTGAGCGTAAGGACTGCGACGAAAGAAGACTCAAGTGTTTTGTTAGAGTTTATTGAACAAAAAGCCGACTTTGACCGAAGTATGAAAGGGTTTAGCGGTGAAATCTCGACAACTATAGAGAAAATCGAACACACACTATTTGGTGATTACGCATTTGCCCATGCGTTAATATTGGAACGGAATAGTGAGCCATTTGGCTTCGCACTGTATCACTATCGATATTCATCCTTCAGTGGAGAGCCGTCAATCTGGCTTGACGACCTATTGGTTACAGGAAATCAAAGATCAAAAGGGTATGGTCGTGAGCTTATGCTGGCTTTAAAGTCACAAGCGGAGTCATCATTCGCCTCTCACATCTCATGGACGGCAAGTCCGCACAATAAGAAAGCGCATGAGTTCTATAAAAGGTTAGGTGCAGAGGTTGAGCGAATGGATGGTCAAAGGCCTTATTTCCGTTGGACAATGTACGATTCGTAA
- a CDS encoding STAS/SEC14 domain-containing protein: protein MSIERHGISVGIERVSGEIIVVFKAKGKLTHDDYQAMMPILNTTLEELDSSKLKMLVDISTLTGWELRAAWDDFKLGLELNSKIDKIAIYGDKSWQEFASKVGNWFVSGEIKSFEDHDSALKWLVD, encoded by the coding sequence ATGAGCATCGAACGTCACGGAATATCGGTTGGAATTGAACGTGTTAGTGGTGAAATCATTGTTGTGTTTAAAGCGAAAGGCAAACTCACACATGATGACTATCAAGCCATGATGCCAATTCTAAATACCACGCTAGAAGAACTCGATTCATCGAAACTCAAGATGCTGGTTGACATCTCCACCTTAACGGGTTGGGAGTTACGTGCTGCTTGGGATGATTTCAAACTTGGATTAGAGCTCAATTCGAAGATAGACAAAATCGCGATTTATGGTGATAAAAGCTGGCAAGAATTCGCTTCAAAAGTAGGGAACTGGTTTGTGTCTGGTGAGATAAAATCATTCGAAGACCATGACTCTGCGCTTAAGTGGCTAGTCGATTGA
- a CDS encoding ASCH domain-containing protein, whose protein sequence is MEERSQAYLDSYLNTLPADVASQYTSFSADYYCADEYNANLCAQLILKGEKQASCGLEHWYTHEGETRPIVGHLQVVTDWDGEPVCIVEITSVSSCKYNEVSAEFAAAEGEGDKTLEWWRKAHWNFFSRECEELKISPSEDMLLMLERFKVVYQKPQ, encoded by the coding sequence ATGGAAGAAAGAAGCCAAGCTTATCTTGATAGCTACCTCAACACATTGCCAGCAGACGTTGCCTCGCAATACACCTCCTTTAGTGCTGATTATTACTGCGCCGACGAGTACAACGCCAACCTCTGCGCGCAGTTGATTTTAAAAGGTGAAAAACAGGCGTCCTGCGGCCTTGAACACTGGTATACCCATGAAGGCGAGACGAGACCCATCGTTGGTCACTTGCAAGTCGTCACCGATTGGGATGGTGAGCCCGTCTGTATTGTTGAGATCACGTCGGTGTCGTCGTGCAAATACAACGAAGTGAGTGCGGAGTTTGCTGCTGCAGAAGGCGAGGGGGACAAAACACTAGAATGGTGGAGAAAAGCACACTGGAACTTCTTCTCACGTGAATGTGAAGAACTCAAGATATCACCAAGTGAAGACATGTTACTTATGTTGGAGCGTTTCAAAGTGGTTTATCAGAAGCCCCAGTGA
- a CDS encoding pseudouridine synthase translates to MRKMWCRQLMRLDKYLCKSTDLTKPEAIERIHNGEVNVNSETVTDESTQVHESNNILLSGTPLQLREFRYLLMHKPAGTICSNIDEVYPSLFNYIEIDKASELHIAGRLDADTTGLVLITDDGRWSFNITLPTKSCKKVYRVTLSRDIKDDVAGKFKAGVKLQGEQNLTRPAELEVITSKEVLLTITEGKFHQVKRMFAAVGNRVVGLHREQIGDVRLDVEAGQWRYLTKAEVDSFQQGSE, encoded by the coding sequence ATGCGCAAAATGTGGTGCAGACAATTAATGCGCCTCGATAAATACCTTTGTAAAAGCACAGACCTCACTAAGCCAGAAGCGATTGAACGAATTCATAATGGCGAGGTGAACGTAAACAGTGAGACTGTTACCGATGAATCGACTCAGGTTCATGAAAGCAACAACATATTGTTAAGTGGCACGCCTCTTCAGTTACGGGAATTTCGTTACCTCTTAATGCACAAGCCTGCGGGTACAATCTGTTCAAATATCGACGAAGTTTATCCTTCTCTGTTCAACTACATCGAGATAGACAAAGCATCAGAACTGCACATCGCAGGACGCTTAGATGCAGACACAACAGGCTTAGTCTTGATTACCGATGATGGGCGATGGTCATTCAACATCACGCTACCTACTAAGTCATGTAAGAAGGTGTATCGCGTGACATTGTCACGAGATATCAAAGATGATGTCGCTGGCAAGTTCAAAGCGGGCGTTAAATTGCAGGGCGAACAAAATCTGACGCGTCCGGCAGAACTCGAAGTAATTACCAGTAAAGAAGTGCTGTTGACCATTACAGAAGGTAAGTTTCATCAAGTGAAACGAATGTTTGCTGCGGTAGGGAATCGAGTTGTTGGCCTACACCGTGAACAGATTGGTGATGTTCGTTTAGATGTTGAAGCAGGCCAGTGGCGTTATTTAACCAAAGCCGAAGTCGACTCATTTCAGCAAGGCTCTGAATAA
- a CDS encoding D-2-hydroxyacid dehydrogenase family protein, which translates to MKIAILDDYQNVVKDLDCFNKLEQHDVTVFTETYSEQELVAKLVPFEAIVLIRERTEITESLLSQLPNIKLISQTGKVSNHINVQMCERFGVKVLEGRGSPVAPSELCWALIMAASRHIPTYASNLKQNQWQDSGSLGLGRTLKGLKLGIWGYGKIGKCIAQYAKAFGMSVVVWGSQASRDQAQADGFGAAITKQDFFREVDVLSLHLRLNDVTRGCVTAHDLSLMKPDSLFVNISRAELVEPMALYHELREMPTKTAAIDVFDCEPVTTDAEPLLSLPNVTATPHLGYVEQNSYELYFDIAFDNILSYQRDGS; encoded by the coding sequence GTGAAAATAGCGATATTGGATGACTACCAGAACGTCGTTAAAGACCTCGATTGCTTCAACAAACTCGAACAACACGATGTGACTGTATTTACCGAGACTTACTCAGAGCAAGAGCTCGTCGCTAAGTTGGTCCCGTTTGAAGCCATTGTGCTCATTCGTGAAAGAACCGAGATCACCGAATCTTTGTTATCGCAGCTCCCAAACATCAAGCTGATTAGCCAGACGGGCAAAGTGAGTAATCATATTAACGTTCAAATGTGTGAGCGTTTTGGCGTGAAAGTATTAGAAGGGCGCGGTTCACCTGTCGCACCCTCTGAATTATGCTGGGCGTTGATTATGGCTGCATCGCGCCACATTCCGACTTATGCTTCAAACCTTAAACAGAACCAGTGGCAGGATTCTGGCTCGTTAGGGTTAGGTCGAACTTTGAAGGGCTTGAAGCTAGGTATTTGGGGCTACGGAAAAATCGGAAAATGCATTGCACAATATGCCAAAGCATTTGGGATGTCTGTGGTAGTGTGGGGAAGCCAAGCTTCACGCGATCAAGCACAAGCAGATGGCTTCGGAGCTGCAATAACTAAACAAGACTTCTTTCGAGAGGTTGATGTGCTTTCTTTGCATTTGCGTTTGAATGATGTCACTAGAGGATGTGTTACGGCACACGACCTGAGCTTGATGAAGCCGGACTCACTGTTTGTGAACATCAGCCGTGCCGAGTTAGTTGAACCTATGGCCTTGTATCATGAACTACGCGAGATGCCGACCAAAACAGCTGCTATTGATGTGTTCGATTGTGAGCCAGTAACAACAGACGCCGAACCTCTATTATCCTTACCTAACGTCACGGCAACTCCACATTTGGGCTATGTTGAACAAAATAGCTACGAACTCTACTTCGATATCGCTTTCGACAACATTCTGTCCTATCAAAGAGATGGCAGTTAA
- a CDS encoding class I SAM-dependent methyltransferase — protein sequence MDDHSEIWCQYYQKALSKPHLKRTEFAIKLNESGLNVAIDCGCGTGSDIAFLEQQAYQVYGFDVNPDAIALCRDRFGRKSLVEISESGFEHYDYPKSGVVIANSSLFFAEPTCFDEVWHNIENCLEVGGVFAGDFMGVDDSWARGYRTPTTPLTKAKVLGLFNDFEIVRFHERDEQALTSLGRMKHWHTYSVVAIKRR from the coding sequence ATGGATGATCATTCAGAGATCTGGTGCCAGTATTACCAAAAGGCACTAAGCAAACCTCATTTAAAGAGGACTGAGTTCGCAATTAAACTGAATGAGTCAGGCTTAAATGTTGCGATCGATTGTGGATGTGGAACAGGTAGTGATATCGCCTTTTTAGAACAGCAAGCGTATCAGGTGTACGGCTTCGACGTTAATCCTGATGCCATTGCACTATGTCGGGATCGTTTTGGTCGCAAATCTTTGGTCGAGATATCTGAAAGTGGATTTGAACACTATGATTACCCGAAATCTGGTGTAGTGATTGCTAATTCGAGTCTGTTTTTTGCTGAGCCAACCTGTTTTGACGAGGTTTGGCACAATATTGAAAACTGTCTTGAAGTGGGTGGCGTATTTGCGGGTGATTTCATGGGCGTTGATGACAGTTGGGCTCGTGGCTATCGAACCCCAACAACACCGTTAACGAAAGCCAAAGTACTCGGCTTGTTCAACGATTTCGAGATAGTTCGATTCCATGAGCGAGACGAACAAGCACTCACGTCGTTGGGTAGGATGAAGCATTGGCACACTTACTCGGTCGTTGCGATTAAGCGTCGTTAA
- a CDS encoding NUDIX hydrolase — translation MHKVIDKLAWIFIKDGKLLMVRSKGKELFYLPGGKREAGESDEQALVREIKEEISVDLVSDSIKYVETFTGQADGKAEGVSVQLTCYLADYTGELSPDAEIEELKFVDGNDRAVCSLAALVALDWLEANQYLA, via the coding sequence ATGCATAAGGTAATTGATAAGCTGGCTTGGATATTCATTAAAGACGGCAAGTTGTTGATGGTGAGATCAAAAGGCAAAGAACTGTTCTACCTACCGGGTGGTAAGCGTGAAGCTGGCGAAAGTGACGAACAAGCACTGGTTCGCGAAATCAAAGAAGAGATCTCGGTCGATTTAGTGTCAGACTCCATCAAATACGTTGAGACCTTTACAGGCCAAGCTGATGGCAAAGCAGAAGGCGTATCGGTACAATTGACGTGTTATCTTGCTGATTATACGGGCGAACTGTCTCCAGATGCTGAAATCGAAGAGCTTAAATTTGTGGATGGCAACGACAGAGCGGTATGTTCATTGGCGGCACTGGTTGCGCTTGATTGGTTAGAAGCGAACCAGTATTTGGCTTAA
- a CDS encoding YkgJ family cysteine cluster protein gives MKNCNQCGKCCIKYGDGDLAATQEEIDLWELFNPDIFEYVRGSEIWFDPKSGERLSRCPFLEVVPTKDKNAQAKYTCSIYLDRPEDCRHYPSLINEMVRDECEMIEVVDLQDTKKAQRKLDLLMKDSRPSSYS, from the coding sequence ATGAAAAATTGTAATCAATGCGGAAAATGCTGTATCAAATATGGAGATGGTGACCTTGCCGCGACTCAAGAAGAGATTGATTTGTGGGAGCTGTTCAACCCAGACATCTTTGAATATGTTCGCGGTAGTGAGATCTGGTTTGATCCTAAATCTGGCGAACGTTTAAGTCGTTGCCCTTTCCTAGAAGTTGTTCCAACAAAAGATAAAAATGCCCAGGCGAAATATACGTGCAGCATTTACTTAGACCGACCTGAAGATTGCCGCCACTATCCCAGCCTAATTAATGAGATGGTACGAGATGAGTGTGAAATGATTGAGGTGGTGGATTTACAAGACACGAAGAAAGCTCAAAGGAAACTCGACCTGTTGATGAAAGACAGCCGCCCTTCAAGCTATTCGTAA
- the glpQ gene encoding glycerophosphodiester phosphodiesterase, translating into MSLTLLALSLSANAFADPLVIAHRGASGYLPEHTLPAKALAYAMKPDYIEQDVVMTKDDQLVVLHDHYLDRVTDVADRFPDRARADGRYYAIDFTLAEIKSLKVTEGFNLDDQGNRVAGFPARFSMWQSDFRVATFAEEIELIQGLNKTLGYDVGIYPEIKAPWFHRHEGKDISKAVLATLQQYGYLSKDDKVYLQCFDANELQRINDELMPAMEMDLKLVQLVAYTDWNETMTYKGDKATPYSYDWMFEKGGMAKVASYADGIGPWKPMLVDDASTKDNIIIKPLMKSAKDAGLDVHPYTFRADPGRIPAYADNFDGMLDVFYNQVKVDGVFTDFPDKAVDFLNR; encoded by the coding sequence CTGTCTCTGACTTTATTAGCACTTAGCTTATCTGCAAATGCGTTCGCTGACCCTTTAGTGATTGCACATCGCGGTGCTTCTGGTTATTTACCCGAGCATACATTACCGGCTAAAGCACTCGCTTACGCAATGAAACCTGACTACATCGAACAAGATGTCGTGATGACAAAAGATGACCAATTGGTGGTACTGCATGATCACTATTTAGATCGCGTCACTGATGTTGCTGACCGATTTCCAGACCGTGCACGAGCAGATGGCCGCTATTACGCGATTGATTTTACGCTTGCCGAGATCAAATCATTAAAAGTGACTGAAGGCTTTAACCTAGATGACCAAGGTAATCGAGTGGCTGGGTTCCCAGCACGCTTCTCTATGTGGCAGTCTGATTTTCGTGTTGCCACATTTGCAGAAGAAATTGAATTGATCCAAGGTCTAAACAAGACGCTCGGTTATGACGTGGGCATCTATCCTGAAATTAAAGCACCTTGGTTCCATCGTCACGAAGGCAAAGACATCTCTAAAGCTGTGCTTGCCACCTTGCAACAATATGGGTATCTATCGAAAGACGACAAGGTGTACTTGCAGTGTTTCGACGCCAATGAACTTCAACGCATCAATGATGAACTTATGCCAGCGATGGAAATGGATCTTAAGCTCGTTCAGTTGGTGGCTTATACAGATTGGAATGAAACCATGACTTACAAGGGCGATAAAGCGACGCCGTACAGCTATGACTGGATGTTTGAGAAGGGCGGAATGGCAAAAGTCGCTAGCTATGCTGATGGCATTGGTCCTTGGAAACCTATGCTGGTGGACGATGCATCAACCAAAGATAACATCATTATTAAACCATTGATGAAGTCAGCAAAAGACGCGGGCTTAGATGTTCACCCGTACACGTTCCGTGCTGACCCAGGAAGAATCCCAGCTTATGCTGATAACTTTGATGGCATGTTGGACGTTTTCTACAACCAAGTCAAAGTCGATGGTGTGTTTACCGACTTCCCGGACAAAGCGGTCGACTTCTTGAACCGTTAA
- a CDS encoding HAD family hydrolase — MTKLIELTKVVLFDWGNTLMVDFPDAQGKMCDWETVQEVSGARALLAELSQNHQIYVATNAGDSSEDDIIRAFERVGLSQYILGYFCKASIGFSKFDSGFYPAIITKLGVAPQDITMVGDTLDKDIYPALEAGLKAVWLNTEGTALKSGQPNIVQVQSLSELLEKSHG; from the coding sequence ATGACAAAGCTAATCGAATTAACAAAAGTAGTCTTATTCGACTGGGGCAATACGCTGATGGTCGATTTCCCAGACGCACAAGGGAAGATGTGTGACTGGGAAACCGTACAAGAAGTGAGTGGTGCTCGCGCATTACTGGCTGAACTCTCCCAAAATCACCAAATCTATGTTGCCACCAATGCTGGTGATTCTAGTGAAGACGACATCATTCGAGCCTTTGAGCGTGTTGGCCTTTCTCAATATATATTGGGTTACTTTTGTAAGGCGAGCATTGGTTTTTCTAAGTTCGATTCGGGCTTTTATCCTGCCATCATTACCAAACTCGGTGTTGCACCACAAGATATCACCATGGTAGGTGACACCTTAGACAAAGATATTTACCCAGCACTTGAAGCGGGTTTGAAAGCGGTGTGGTTGAACACAGAAGGCACTGCTCTTAAGTCAGGGCAACCGAATATCGTACAAGTTCAAAGCCTAAGCGAATTGTTGGAGAAGAGCCATGGATGA
- a CDS encoding nucleotide triphosphate diphosphatase NUDT15 has protein sequence MSQEVRVGVAAVILREGRVLLGERIGSHGAHTWATPGGHLEWGESIEECAKRETLEETGLVVSAFEKLTFTNDIFEKENKHYITLFVVASDTSGEPQVTEHDKCKQWKWFKLDELPEPLFLPLTNLLSDPVILGKLAQ, from the coding sequence GTGAGTCAGGAAGTAAGAGTAGGTGTCGCTGCGGTTATTCTACGTGAAGGACGAGTACTACTTGGAGAGCGAATTGGTTCTCATGGGGCTCATACGTGGGCAACGCCGGGCGGACACCTTGAATGGGGTGAGAGCATTGAAGAGTGTGCCAAACGCGAAACACTCGAAGAGACTGGCTTAGTTGTTAGTGCATTTGAGAAGCTGACTTTTACCAATGATATTTTTGAAAAAGAGAACAAGCACTATATAACGCTGTTTGTTGTTGCTTCTGACACTAGCGGCGAACCGCAGGTGACAGAACATGATAAATGTAAGCAATGGAAATGGTTTAAGCTAGATGAGTTACCTGAGCCACTGTTTCTTCCTCTGACGAATCTGTTGAGCGATCCGGTCATCCTTGGGAAGCTAGCGCAGTAA
- a CDS encoding nucleotidyltransferase family protein codes for MNKQKLKNLIQQVPGLIETANVCREVGLPNFYIAGGAITQIIWNDIENKPLLDQVKDFDVVYFNSTSAITEDEFKNRIRSRLSHCVDVDVKNQATIHERYAKKFGCFIQPYDRVEQGIESWLSAFAIGFTLDDSDDIKLFAPYGVEDAFDMLIQPNKRAMTEVNYNKMTAGYKARWKQVKVLPWG; via the coding sequence ATGAATAAACAAAAACTAAAGAACCTCATTCAACAAGTTCCTGGGCTAATCGAAACAGCCAACGTATGTCGTGAGGTGGGCTTGCCAAACTTCTATATTGCAGGCGGTGCTATCACTCAAATCATCTGGAATGATATCGAAAACAAACCGCTTCTAGACCAAGTCAAAGACTTCGATGTTGTCTATTTCAATAGTACCTCAGCTATCACCGAAGATGAGTTCAAAAACCGCATTCGTTCGCGGTTAAGTCATTGTGTCGACGTGGACGTTAAGAACCAAGCGACCATTCATGAGCGTTACGCTAAGAAGTTCGGTTGCTTCATTCAACCATACGATCGTGTTGAACAAGGTATCGAGTCTTGGCTTTCTGCGTTTGCTATCGGGTTTACTCTGGATGATTCAGACGATATAAAGTTGTTTGCCCCATACGGTGTAGAGGACGCGTTTGATATGCTGATTCAACCGAATAAGCGAGCAATGACAGAAGTAAACTACAACAAAATGACCGCTGGTTATAAGGCCCGATGGAAACAAGTAAAAGTGCTCCCTTGGGGTTGA
- a CDS encoding bleomycin resistance protein has protein sequence MTLRVVPELYCFDISVSKSFFVDVLGFDVKYESPDEEFVYLTLDGVDVMLEGIAGKSRKWLSGDLELPLGRGINFQWDVIDIAPLYQRVNESAADSIYLALESKSYQCGDSIATQKQFIVQTPDGYLFRFCQDIR, from the coding sequence ATGACGTTACGAGTAGTTCCCGAGCTTTATTGTTTCGATATTAGTGTGAGTAAATCCTTCTTTGTCGATGTGTTAGGATTTGATGTGAAATACGAGAGCCCAGATGAAGAGTTTGTTTATCTAACGCTTGATGGTGTTGATGTGATGCTTGAAGGGATTGCGGGCAAAAGTCGAAAATGGCTTTCAGGTGATCTGGAGTTACCTTTAGGGCGTGGCATTAATTTTCAATGGGATGTTATCGACATCGCACCTCTATATCAGAGAGTTAACGAAAGCGCCGCTGATTCTATTTACTTAGCGTTAGAGTCAAAGTCTTATCAATGTGGGGATTCGATCGCGACTCAGAAGCAGTTCATCGTTCAAACCCCAGATGGTTATCTCTTTAGGTTCTGCCAAGATATTCGTTAA